The following coding sequences are from one Anaerolineales bacterium window:
- a CDS encoding DNA-binding response regulator: MRILLADDHPLFLDGLKNLLTRHGEQVVGTARDGLEAIEKARNLQPDVILMDIQMPRCDGLAATRLIKTELPEIKIVMLTMSSDDDDLFEAIKSGACGYLLKTQDTEQFFIQLQELERGEVPLSHGLATRILQLLSHPPLERQTGTGDVNETGQADEILTDREQEVLVLVAQGLTYKQAGAALSLSERTIKYHMGEIIARLQLENRAQVIEYARKSGLA, from the coding sequence ATGAGAATCTTACTTGCCGACGATCACCCGCTTTTCTTAGACGGGTTGAAGAACCTGCTCACCCGGCATGGGGAGCAGGTGGTGGGGACGGCGCGGGATGGATTGGAAGCGATCGAAAAGGCGCGCAACTTGCAGCCGGATGTGATCCTGATGGACATCCAGATGCCGCGCTGCGACGGTTTAGCCGCCACCCGGCTGATCAAAACCGAGCTGCCTGAGATCAAAATCGTGATGCTGACCATGTCAAGTGACGACGATGACCTGTTTGAGGCCATCAAAAGCGGCGCGTGTGGCTACTTGCTCAAGACGCAAGACACCGAACAATTTTTCATCCAATTACAGGAGCTTGAGCGAGGGGAAGTGCCATTATCGCACGGACTTGCCACCCGCATCCTGCAGCTGCTAAGCCATCCACCCCTTGAGCGTCAGACTGGCACAGGCGATGTAAATGAAACGGGACAGGCCGATGAGATTCTCACCGACCGCGAGCAGGAAGTCCTTGTCCTGGTCGCCCAGGGACTGACGTATAAACAGGCCGGGGCTGCCCTGAGCCTAAGCGAGCGCACGATCAAGTATCACATGGGGGAGATCATCGCCCGGCTGCAACTGGAAAACCGGGCCCAGGTGATCGAATACGCCAGGAAGTCGGGTTTGGCGTAA